TTTATTTTTGTTTCAATGTAAACTATATACCCAGAAAAATATCAGTGTACATCACATACTTTCAGAAAATGTTCTAATGTGGGCTATTAGTGACTGGCTACCCACATGTGCAGTCCCTGAGGCTAACGAACATTAACATTTAGGATTTTTAAGATACGATTTCTTAATGAAAGTTTTTCTAATTCCATCACCTAACACTCATGAACTAAAATCAAGACCTGAAAATTCGAGAAATGATCCAATTGAATTGTTGACCAAAATCTCATTAACTTTGACTTTTCGATCTGCTGTATGGGTAATGTAAATGCGTATGTAATAGTAAATGTTTTTGCATATAtcaatatttatgtatttatatatgtattttcgggtgttaatagatatacacatggatgatatttttcatccatatacatatccatttaagttcattCATATCTgtatccatattcatttaaatCATCCATGTCCATCACAAATCGAATGAATTGAATGGATATTCACTAAATCGAGAGACCATTGTCATCCATATACACAACTACAAAGCCTAGTACAGTACTAGAAAAAGTAATAAAACCACCAATATCTCAAACAAAcaaatacatttatttatttatttatttatttattaatttcatTTTATAATTCAAAATACAATATACATTCCAATATACAttcctgttataattcagtaggcttataactacctttagtggtttgattcttgatgttataattcagtaggcttataactacctttagtgatttgattcttgattaagaatactaataatgaagtgtaagaataaagatgataatggagagaaagaaagaaacactttgtaagtgtgagaaaatggtgcaactttaatgcttgcattcatggctatttatagcaaaaatatcacaagtttaggtaatacaataatattacttttgtgtatcaataattgactatccatttatatatatatatttatatattataacactcccccttggatagcaattttgtttgttgaagatcaactgtaagttactgcctcgttaaaaaccttgctaaagaaaacccagtgggaaaaactttagctaagggaaaaagagtgcagcatggagttgactccccctcaagtagacatcgcttcggttgttacatcttttgaacatgtctcatgccaatgttatgaacgtgtgttctgaaaatagcagttggaagtgctttcgtgaaaagatcagcagagtttttgctggattgaacatatctcatttcaatctcgttgtccttaatgagattttgagtgtatgagaagaatctaggaggtatgtgtttggttcggtcacttttgatatacccttctttcatctgtgctatgcaagctgcattatcttcatagataattgttggacttttatcgcgttctagtccacaagaatcagtaatgatttgtgtcattgatctcaaccaaaaacattcccgagtagcttcatgtaattcaatcacttcggcatgatttgatgatgtagcaacaagtgtttgtttttgagaacgccatgatattgcagtacctccatttaggaatacatatccagtttgagatttagctttatgtggatcggataaataacctgcatcagcataaccaaccaaatcttgttttgattcgttagaataaaataatcctaaatcagtagttcctcgaaggtatcgaaatatgtgtttgatcccattccagtgtcttttggtaggagcagagctgaaccttgccaacaaattaactgcaaaagaaatgtcaggtcttgtacaatttgtaagatacataagagctccaattgcactaagatatggtacttctggtccaagaatatcttcatgatcttcacatggacgaaatggatcagtttcaacattgagtgatctaacaaccataggagtacttaatggttttgcctggtccatattgaaacgtttcaaaatcttttcagtatatgttgtttgatgtacaagtaaaccattaggcatatgctcaatttgtaaaccaaggcaatacttggtttttccgagatctttcatttcaaattctttctttagaagttgaatggcttcatagatctctttatttgtacctatgatgttaagatcatcaacataaacagctatgatcacatatccggatgttgttttcttaatgaaaacacaagggcaagtaaggttatttgtataccctttgcttatcaagtaatcacttaatcggttataccacatacgtcccgattgttttaacccatataaagatctttgtaatttaatcgaatacatttctttgggttttgcatttgatgcttctggtaccttaaatccttcaggtatcttcatatatatatcactatcaagtgatccatataggtaagcagtcacaacatccatgagatgcatttctaaatttttagaaactgccaggctgattaagtacctaaaagtaattgcatccataacaggggaataagtttcttcataatcaattcccggtctttgagaaaaaccttgagctacaagtctagctttataccttgtaacttcatttttctcatttctttttcggacaaaaatccatctgtatcctacaggtttcacatctttaggagtgagaatgatggatccgaaaacttttcttttattgagtgattctaattcagctcgtattgcttctttccatagagcccaatcatgtctattttgacattcaaccatagatgttggttctggatcatcatcattattcatgatgtcatatgcaacattaaatgaaaatttctcatcaagatttttcatttcatttcggttccataatatttttgaatatgcataattgattgcaatttctgtattgacatcatcaatctcctctgcagtaggagtactgatttgtggttcttcttgaacactttcttttacttcattatcagctgattttctttttcgaggatttttatcctttgaaccaattggtcttccacgtttctgacgtggcaaagattcatgagtgacgttattgccagcttttggaatttcaattcgagctggagtatttactgctggtatatatgattttgtcaccgtttttgtatctgtaaatgcatcaggcaattgatttgcaagttcttgtatatgcattatcttttgaacttctgtcttgcattcttttgtgcgaggatcaagatactttaattgaggttcacaccatgaaacatcattttctttatttttcatttctccccctaatctagggaacaatgtttcattaaaatgacaatcagcaaaacgtgctgtaaaaacgtcacctgtcataggttcaatataccttaatattgaagatgtttcatatccaacatatattcccaacctcctttgaggacccatttttgtacgttgtggtgtcgcaattggaacatacactgcacaaccaaatgttctaagatgggaaatatttggctcttgaccaaaagcaagttgtaggggggaatatttatgacttgcacttggtctgatgcgaatcaatgcagcagcatgtaaaattgcatgaccccatatagatacagggagttttgttctcattatcaatggtctagcaattaactgtaaacgtttaatcaatgactcggctaaaccattttgtgtatgcacatgagcaacagaatgttcaacaacaattcctatagacatgcaatagtcattaaatgcttgagatgtaaattcaccagcattatcaagtctcacccttttaatggtgtaatcaggaaaatgagctctcaatttaataatttgggcaagaaattttgcaaatgccacattacggcttgataacagacaaacatgagaccatctgctagatgcgtctattagaaccatgaaatatctaaatggtccacatggtggatgaattggtccacatatatcaccttgaattctttcaagaaacattggtgattctttctcaaccttaagtggtgagggtctagttatcaattttccaagagagcaagatgtacatggaaccattgtatcatgatggatttttctatcctttagtggatgtccatgagtacattcaataatccttttcatcattgttgatcctggatggcctaatctgttatgccataaactgaatacaccaggatcaatatatttttcgttaactaccatatgtatttctggtacatttatatgtgtataatgtaatccagaactaagtcttggcagtttttcaaccacatgactcttgtcagtgatacttaaatatttctcatttttttgttgtcactgactgataatcatacccgttaaggtatatgtcggagaaactcaataaatttctgcttgacttgggagaaaataaggcatcatttattaaaaattttgtaccatttggtagtatgaaatttgcctttcctatcccttttatcaagttagcaggtcctgatattgtatgtatagttccttccgttggttttagatcaataaaatatttctcggatttaagtatagtatgtgtagttccactgtctgctatacagagatctccaccacttgattgatgttgtattccagcaaaattcatattgaacttcatatataagaaataaatagtgagtacattaatattacacaatattttacatgcaaatagatagtactgaaacatttagcaaacataatgacaaagacagacgatattaaatcgtttatttttcgaaagacacacaacttaaacattcaagaaatcttcatataaatcagatggtttttcagtgactgttggatcgacgttatccacaaagtttacttccttttctttatctttcagcgaatcctgatacatcttaacaagatgtttagatgttcggcaagtattagcccagtggcccattctaccacatctgtagcaagattcttcataatttttagaagaattttcttcaacatcttgtttagtgggcttgttttgtggttaatatttatattttcgtggattattatttctttgaccaccacggccacgaccacgaccacgtcctcgcccattaccattaccataaggatggtttctaccatagttatggcttttggcatgatgatggtgatggttattataaccacgaccttgcccgcgtccttgtccctgtttataattatttgcagtatttgcttcagggattgcaagtgtaccagtaggacgggattgctgatttttcattaatagctcatcattttgctctgcaactaagagatatgaattaagttcaggatatgttttgaactttagcattctcaaatttctttgcactgtgatgtttgcagcattcattgtggagaaagttttctccatcatgtccgcatcacttatttcatgtccacagaatttaagttgtgaacatgtattatacagagctgagctatattcatttactttcttaaagtcttggaaccttaatgttctccattgttccatagcagctggaagtaaaatttctctttgattattgaatctgcttttgagaccttcccataaaacatggggatcttctacagtcacataattattttgtaagcattcatcaatatgttgatgaataaagcaacatgccgttgcttgttctttttcagaacaattgttgttttcatttatggcttcaagaatgcccattgatttaagatgcatttttacttttataacccatggcatgtagttgtttccagttgattctaaaggagtaaatttaagcttttccagattcgacattttctattaaaacaaacaacatgataaattatagtcactttatattcataagtatataaacattaaacataaatttaatataacataaatgataagtaggtgacagtgtcgaccatatgtaagtaatcattaataaatgttatataacataaatataaatattagtaaacataaatgataattaggcgacagtgtcggccatataaatgttagataatagaaatataaatgttagtaacataaatgataattaggcgacagtgtcggccatataaatgttagataattgaaatataaatgttagtaacataaatgataattagacgacagtgtcgatcatatattattcaggtggtataaccgaccatatatcatttaggtggcagagccaaccataattagtattaagattatcgtgctgataacgtgttataattcagtaggcttataactaactttagtggtttgattcttgatgttataattcagtaggcttataactacctttagtgatttgattcttgattaagaatactaataatgaagtgtaagaataaagatgataatggagagaaagaaagaaacactttgtaagtgtgagaaaatggtgcaagtttaatgcttgcattcatggctatttatagcaaaaatatcacaagtttaggtaatacaataatattacttttgtgtatcaataattgactatccatttatatatatatatttatatattataacaattcCAATATTTTTaacctattattagtattatagtttgGGCCAGGGTTGCAGCAAAACGCGGGCAAAATCTCAGAGGAACAGGGCAGGGCAGTCAAGGTTCACAATTGACTAAATGACTGACTGATTTTGATTGTTGGTTGCTACAATTACTGCTTGATTGATTGTGTATCATCATCCCCGCCACCACCACCGCCGCCGCCGACTCTGCGGTGGCTTTCCGGCAATCATTCAATTACCGTGTCGGTAACAGCCACGTTAACTAATTCGTCTATATTAAACCTTTTATAACCCTCTCGCCCTCTGCAATAACCAATACACGTAAGTATCCGAAAGTGCTTTTACTTTTACTTTGCAGTTTTATTCTAATTGTTAtcgttttgattgtttgatttgTGTTACTAAGCGAAATAATTATACTATTGATCCCTAATGTTGCTTTATGTATTTGCCTTCGTGCTTGTTTGTGTTAGGGTTTTGTGATACAACAATTATTACAAGTATTGCATTGTGCCCTAATTTTACTAAAAAGTGTGGGATATTTGTAAACTATAGAGAGCAAGTGAAATACTTTTAGATTATAGGATCAATGTTGTTGCAAATTTTTGAATATTCGGTATTCGAAAAACCTGGCAAATAAGATAATATTTTCATTAACAGGTACAGCAGATAGTAAAATGTGGTGATAGTTTATGGATTTTGCTAATGTAGACATTTGGGGCTATGGTTAACAACTTTAATTGCATTGATTATTTTTCTTTAATATATCACACCAGCACCAATTAGAGAAAATAGCAAGTGGTAGTAGGTAGTTTTAATATCTATTAAAGACCCAAGTTGAAAAAGGTATAACTTTCATTTAAGGGCTATTGTTTGCATTATCTCTAAATATAGCAATGCAACTACCTATAGGTTTTGATGCTACTATATATGCTTAAGTGACCGTAAATAGTTGCTAAATGCTACTTTATATAGGTTTAAATGCTACTGTAAATATATATGCTTATGGAGGTTGCAGTCGTCCAAGATGATAAAGTTCTGATTTTTATTTAATTTCTATGCGATTGGTTCAGGGATTGAGCTCGGAGCTCAGTAAATAAGTTTAGTAAGATGGCTTTGACCGAGAAGGATGTTGGTGTGGGGAATGAGAAGAGTCGGATCGAAGATAATGGATTTTTGAAAGTAGTCGAGCCGTCTTTAGGTATTAGCAACTCTACAGGAACTGTTGATCCTATTAAAAAGAGTTATGAGGGGAAGGATGCTCTTGGTTATGCCAATGTTCTTCGTTCGAGAAACAAATTTGCGGAAGCTCTTGGTATATATGAAAGTGTGTTGGAGAAAGATATTGGAAACATTGAGGCTCATATTGGAAAAGGAATTTGCTTGCAGATGCAGAATATGGGAAGCAAGGCTTTTGAGAGCTTTTCTGAAGCTGTGAAATTGGATCCACAAAATGCGTGTGCGCTCACCCATTGTGGGATTTTGTATAAAGATGAAGGTCGGTTAGTGGAGGCTGCTGAGGTATGGTCGTGTTGACTTCGATTTATTGTTTAATACATCTAATTTTATGTGCTATTAAGTTCTTGGTTATCAGTTTAGTTTGTTTCTTATCAATGAAGTCATACCGCAAAGCTCTAGAGGCAGATCCATCATATAAGCCGGCAGCAGAATGCCTATCGATTGTTTTGACAGATATTGGAACTAGTTTAAAGCTTGCTGGCAACACACAAGAGGGAATTCAGAAGTATTATGATGCTATCAAGATTGATCCTCACTATGCTGTAATTTCGTATTCCTTATGCATTTTGACAGGgtttcttttaattatttaatgCATTATATGCTGATGTTTTTTTTTTTGGGGTAGCCTGCGTATTACAACCTCGGAGTTGTATACTCTGAAATGATGCAATATGATACAGCACTTAATTGCTATGAAAAGGCTGCTTTGGAAAGGCCTATGTATGCTGAAGCATATTGTAACATGGGTGTCATTTATAAAAATCGTCAAGATCTGGAGTCAGCCATTGCTTGTTACGAGAGGTAATGAATGTTCATATATGGGGGTAACAAATATTTTGTTTAGCTAACTGTACATATATGGTTTTCTTATACCTTTTCAGGTGTCTTTCCGTGTCGCCGAACTTTGAAATTGCTAAGAATAACATGGCAATAGCTTTGACAGATTTGGGTACAAAGGTAATTTTCTAAGCCCCAAACTGTCTTCTAGGCTAAATCCTTAAGGCTCCCAGAAACTCTCACACAAGGTTGTAAACCTTGCTAGTTGGGGACTAGTCGGCAAGAACCTTATAGGGACAAATCAGTCAAGTCGGGGACTAGCCAGACGTTGACCAATTTCGACTGTTATTGACTGACTTTGACCGGATAATTGCGAATTTGTGATCAGACTTTTGACCTATTTTTACTGGTTGACCAACGAATTTTGACCAACTAGGCGTAGTCGGGCTGGACTACTTTAAATCCTGACTGGTAAGGCGACTTTATAACTATGCTTTTGCATGTTCTTGTGCTTTGAGCAAAATTCTATCCAAAATATAGCGGTGGAGGTACTGATATCTTTAAAAGAGGTCTGATCTTTAAAAgaggacggataaagagattgcttccgagtggacctccggccaataagtaggaaaaagttttttataaaataaaataaattgagacgccatgaaaatggtaaaatcaaatttacatgggttttaaatcctgcctgaaatttaatttaggctctaaagtcagtcaagtcgccaataaatcgacgcttgctgtcgactcaataactagagagagggatgactttctctacttttgagtgttttcactctgggtggagaaatgacttgtctttattctcggttaggggaaggattgtctacatctcacctcccccatacaccacttatgtggtattgggttttgttgttgttgttgttcatgttCAAACCACTAAATTTCACTAGGAGCATATTTTGGGTGTTCAGGGAAAGGGTCAAAGACGGTCACGGGGTGACCTGGCTATGTGTACATTTGAGTTAAAATATTTATTCTCCTGGGTCGACTGAATAGGGAAAATCTTACTTTTTATTTGAGAtctgggattgggtattgttgtcgtTGCTGCTGCTGCTACTACTATTTGAGATCCCTAATTCTGGCAGATTTTTTAAGGGTTGTTTACCAGAGTGCGGGAGCAAAAAAGTCGCCACTCTTGTTTTTTGAATAGGTTGCATCTGTTAATGTGGAAAGTTTAGCTTTTGGAGAGTTGCCTTTTGTATAATATACAACAATATGGAGCAAGGAACAGGTTGAACATGATGCACTTAAAATGGTGTCAAAATGTCTTTTATACAAATTTAACAATGATATAAGGAAATTCTGTTACTATCAGCCAATTAGTTCTTGTACTATGTTTCGTTGTTACATCTCATGCTTCTTCCTTTGTAGTTACACATTATACTCGTCTTTTTTTCAGGTCAAATTGGAAGGAGATATCAATCAAGGTATAGCATATTACAAACGAGCTCTGTACTATAACTGGCATTATGCGGACGCCATGTACAATCTAGGGGTTGCTTATGGCGAATTGTTGAAATTTGAAATGGTATTTATTCTTTAGTCAATCCTTTCTCAATAGTTTTTGTTTCGAATATAAAGAAATCCATTCGGATATATGTAAATTTTAAGTAAGATTGTTTTGCGCATCTGTTTCAATTTCTGAAAACAAGAAAATCTAGTAAGCTCTCATATCTGTGCAGGCAattgtattctatgaacttgctttccaCTTCAATCCACATTGTGCAGAAGCATGCAATAACCTTGGAGTTATATATAAAGACAGAGACAATCTTGATAAAGCTGTAGACTGTTATCAGGTAACTCGTCTCACAATTCAATCAAAAGTACTTATTAGTCACCATTATCTTTTGCTATTTTAGTAGAGATAAAAAATTGGGTGAGTTAGGTCATAGGTGTGTTAAGAACTGGTCACTGCAAGTAACATTCTAATTTGAAacacttattttatattttttttctgaaaaGTAATTTGCgtgataaatataattattacatataaatatcattatacaaataatataactTTGAGATTCTAGTTCAGAAGGTTGTATGCATTTAAACACACACTGGAAACTTTTCATCTGCTCGACCCATTCAACATGCTTATGTGTGTGTGACATCATTATATTTAACCCATATTACCTGTTAAAGATAGATCATAAACCAGATCGGTCCATAATCGAATAACTGGGTTGAAATTGTCACTCTTGTTGTCTTATTGATCTATTTCTCATCAATATCTTCTTTTATCTTCTTGAAGTTGGCTTTGTCAATTAAACCCAATTTCTCTCAGTCGTTGAACAACCTTGGAGTAGTGTACACAGTGCAGGTACACAATTGAATCTATTACTGTAGTGTATGTAACAAAATGATACTTCGTTTAGCTTTGGACTGCATTTTTTATATTCTTAAATTATACAGGGTAAAATGGATGCCGCTGCTAGTATGATAGAGAAAGCAATTGCGGCAAATCCCACTTATGCAGAAGCTTACAATAATTTAGGTATTTTTTTGTTTCTTATACGGATCAAGTTATCAGTTACTTACTATAAGTGTTGCTTGTAGGGGTTCTTTATAGAGATGCTGGGAGTATATCTTTGGCGATTGAAGCTTATGAGCAGTGTCTTAAGATAGACCCAGATTCTCGTAACGCCGGCCAGGTATTAGCCTATACTTGTAAAGCTTACGAGCAGTGTCTCGATGATCTGTACAAGTTTGATTACTCCAAAAATCTTAACAACTCATTTTCATCGATCGTTGTCACTTGCCATTAAGGGAACATGATTAGAGATTTAGCACGGTTCTAATTGCTTTATATTGACTATTTGTTGCAGAACCGATTACTCGCGATGAACTACATTAATGAGGGAACAGATGAAAAACTATTTGAAGCTCACAGGTTCGTCAACAACTATTTATGTGAAATGCATATTATTTGCATGTAGTGTAAAAGCATTAAATTGTACAAACATCACAACATAACACGAATAATTTAAGCGGATAACGTTTGTTCTTTGCAACATATATACATGTTAAAGCAAATTTTGTTTTATATTAGTATTACTTGTTGCAGGGACTGGGGGCGGCGTTTCATGAGGTTATACCCTCAGTATACTTCATGGGACAATTCAAAAGATCCAGAAAGACCGCTAGTTATTGGATACGTTTCTCCTGATTATTTTACACATTCTGTATCATATTTCATTGAGGCACCTCTTATATATCACGACTACTTTAACTATAAGGTAGTCGTTTACTCAGCGGTTGTTAAGGTAAGTGTTTGTGTGTATATATGCCTAATATTTTTCACGTATGAAAAGGTAACTGTTGCTGAATGATATTTCTGTATATGTTTCAGGCAGACGCGAAAACTGTAAAGTTCAGGGACCGAGTTTTAAAAAAAGGTGGCATGTGGAGAGATATATATGGAATTGATGAGAAGAAGGTTGCAAGTATGGTTCGAGAAGATAAAGTTGATATTTTGGTGGAACTAACTGGTCATACTGCTAACAATAAGCTGGGAATGATGGCTTGTCGGCCTGCACCTCTACAGGTATATGCTTGTGGTTAGTAAAGAAATTAAGGGTGCGTTTGATTgcctcttaattgaatggttcagcAATTATCGttcattcagtgcgtttgtttgtGACGTTTAAATGACAAATGATGCTTAACCGTTCAACATTTTGTGatgaaccattcagagttgaaatAGTCTTTTAACTATTCAGAACCTCTATTTCTTATAATATCCTCCAACCAAACAATTACATTcttttatttatatgtttataagGTTGATACATTGATTTTACATCATTCCTAGAGTTCATTTAGAATGATTATCAAACAAGTTATAGTCATCTATAATCTAGTTCAAACAGAACCTTTCAA
The window above is part of the Rutidosis leptorrhynchoides isolate AG116_Rl617_1_P2 chromosome 1, CSIRO_AGI_Rlap_v1, whole genome shotgun sequence genome. Proteins encoded here:
- the LOC139876571 gene encoding probable UDP-N-acetylglucosamine--peptide N-acetylglucosaminyltransferase SPINDLY, with protein sequence MALTEKDVGVGNEKSRIEDNGFLKVVEPSLGISNSTGTVDPIKKSYEGKDALGYANVLRSRNKFAEALGIYESVLEKDIGNIEAHIGKGICLQMQNMGSKAFESFSEAVKLDPQNACALTHCGILYKDEGRLVEAAESYRKALEADPSYKPAAECLSIVLTDIGTSLKLAGNTQEGIQKYYDAIKIDPHYAPAYYNLGVVYSEMMQYDTALNCYEKAALERPMYAEAYCNMGVIYKNRQDLESAIACYERCLSVSPNFEIAKNNMAIALTDLGTKVKLEGDINQGIAYYKRALYYNWHYADAMYNLGVAYGELLKFEMAIVFYELAFHFNPHCAEACNNLGVIYKDRDNLDKAVDCYQLALSIKPNFSQSLNNLGVVYTVQGKMDAAASMIEKAIAANPTYAEAYNNLGVLYRDAGSISLAIEAYEQCLKIDPDSRNAGQNRLLAMNYINEGTDEKLFEAHRDWGRRFMRLYPQYTSWDNSKDPERPLVIGYVSPDYFTHSVSYFIEAPLIYHDYFNYKVVVYSAVVKADAKTVKFRDRVLKKGGMWRDIYGIDEKKVASMVREDKVDILVELTGHTANNKLGMMACRPAPLQVTWIGYPNTTGLPTMDYRITDSLADPLDTRQKHVEDLVRLPQCFLCYTPSPEAGLPSPAPALSNGFITFGSFNNLAKITPKVLQVWAKILCAVPNSRLILKCKPFCCDSVKQRFLSTLEQLGLESLRVDLLPLILLNHDHMQAYSLMDISLDTFPYAGTTTTCESLCMGVPCVTMGGAVHAHNVGVSLLTAVGLQHLVAKTEDEYIRLAIQLASDVTSLSNLRMDLRNLMSKSPLCDGSKFITGLESAYRNMWREYCKGNVPSLKKMEMIKNQTPQITSLIKENGVNLGPPRLLTSEENGSQST